From the Aspergillus puulaauensis MK2 DNA, chromosome 1, nearly complete sequence genome, the window GATGACATGACAATTAAGCTttgggactgggagaaggGGTGGAAGTGTGTCCAAGTATATGAAGGCCATAGCCATTATGTGATGGGTCTATCTATCAACCCAAAGGACACGAACACATTCGCCTCGGCGTGTTTGGATCGGACCGTTAAGATTTGGAGCTTAGGCTCACCGCACGCCAATTTTACGTTGGAGGCCCACGAAACAAAGGGTGTCAACCACGTCGACTACTACCCCCAGGCGGATAAGCCTTACCTCCTCACTACTTCCGATGATAAGACTGTGAAGGTCTGGGATTACACCACGAAGGCGCTCATTGCAACTCTGGAAGGACACACAAGCAACGTTTCTTTCGCCTGCTACCACCCAGAACTGCCAGTTATCATCTCTGGTTCTGAAGATGGAACAATCAAGATTTGGCACGCCAACACATATAGACTGGAGCAGTCTCTAAGTTATGGTCTAGAAAGAGCGTGGTGTGTTTCATACCAACGGGGTAGACAGGGCGTTGCGCTGGGTTTCGATGATGGAGCTGTTGTAGTGAAGATGGGCCGAGAGGAGCCAGCTGTTTCAATGGATGGGTCAGGAAAGATCGTTTGGGCGCGACACAGTGAAGTTGTGTCCACGGTCATCAAGGGTGGTGACGCTAGTGTCAAAGACGGATCGCCAATTTCTCTTCCGACCAAGGAACTGGGCTCATGCGAAGTTTACCCCCAAACGCTGTCCCATTCACCTAATGGGCGTTTTGTCTCCGTCTGTGGAGATGGCGAATACATTATCTATACCGCCCTTGCCTGGAGAAACAAGGCGTTTGGCCAAGCTCTGGACTTTGCTTGGGGCTCAAAAGACAACAGTAACGACTACGCCATCCGGGAGTCGCCTACCAGTGTCAAAATATTCAAAAACTTCAAGGAGGTCAGTGGTGGCCTGGATGTAGGCTTCCAGGCCGAAGGCCTTACAGGGGGTGTCCTACTTGGTGTTAGAGGACAGGGAGGAATTGGTATGTTCGATTGGGAAACTGGAAACCTTGTTCGACGTATCGAGGTTGAGCCGAGAGCTGTAAGGAAATCCATACATATTCTCATCCAAATTTCGCGCGCTAATTACTCGACATAGGTCTACTGGTCCGAGTCTGGAGAGCTGGTTACCCTTGCTTGCGAGGACTCATTCTATGTTCTGCGATTCTCTCGGGAGAACTATGTCAATGGGTTGAATGAAGGCGAAGCTGATGAGGACGGCGTTGAGTCCGCGTTCGAAGTCGTTACCGACGTTAATGAGTCTGTCAGGACAGGTCAATGGGTCGGGGACTGCTTCATCTACACGAATTCTACGAACCGCTTGAACTACCTCGTCGGCGACCAAACATATACGGTTTCGCACTTTGACCAGCCCATGTACGTCCTTGGTTATCTGCCTCGCGATGGCCGAGTTTATGTTGCCGATAAGGATGTCAACGCTGTCTCGTTTGCCCTGTCTCTTAGCATGGTTGAATATCAAACCGTTGTGCTGCGTGGAGACATGGATCTCGCGGCGGAGCTGCTTCAGGATATTCCCAAGGACCAGATGAACAAGGTTGCACGGTTCCTTGAAGGCCAGGGATATAAAGAATTGGCTCTGGAAGTTGCAACCGACCAGGAACACCGCTTTGAGCTCGCCCTTGCTctcaacaacctcgacaTTGCCCTTGATATTGCCCGTGAAGCGAATGCGGAACACAAGTGGAAGATCGTTGGTGATGCAGCCTTGTCAGGATGGAATCTTTCTCTCGCGCAAGAATGTTTCGTTAATGCCAAGGATGTTGGTTCCCTCCTACTTTTGCACACTGCTAGCGGCAACCAAGAGGG encodes:
- a CDS encoding coatomer subunit beta' (COG:U;~EggNog:ENOG410PFS1;~InterPro:IPR036322,IPR015943,IPR001680,IPR016453, IPR006692,IPR020472,IPR017986;~PFAM:PF00400,PF04053;~go_component: GO:0030117 - membrane coat [Evidence IEA];~go_function: GO:0005198 - structural molecule activity [Evidence IEA];~go_function: GO:0005515 - protein binding [Evidence IEA];~go_process: GO:0006886 - intracellular protein transport [Evidence IEA];~go_process: GO:0016192 - vesicle-mediated transport [Evidence IEA]) — encoded protein: MRLDIKRQLFARSERVKGIDFHPTEPWILTTLYSGHVYIWSYETQSIIKTFELTDVPVRAGRFIARKNWIVCGSDDFQLRIYNYNTSEKIASFEAHPDYIRSIVVHPTQPFVLTASDDMTIKLWDWEKGWKCVQVYEGHSHYVMGLSINPKDTNTFASACLDRTVKIWSLGSPHANFTLEAHETKGVNHVDYYPQADKPYLLTTSDDKTVKVWDYTTKALIATLEGHTSNVSFACYHPELPVIISGSEDGTIKIWHANTYRLEQSLSYGLERAWCVSYQRGRQGVALGFDDGAVVVKMGREEPAVSMDGSGKIVWARHSEVVSTVIKGGDASVKDGSPISLPTKELGSCEVYPQTLSHSPNGRFVSVCGDGEYIIYTALAWRNKAFGQALDFAWGSKDNSNDYAIRESPTSVKIFKNFKEVSGGLDVGFQAEGLTGGVLLGVRGQGGIGMFDWETGNLVRRIEVEPRAVYWSESGELVTLACEDSFYVLRFSRENYVNGLNEGEADEDGVESAFEVVTDVNESVRTGQWVGDCFIYTNSTNRLNYLVGDQTYTVSHFDQPMYVLGYLPRDGRVYVADKDVNAVSFALSLSMVEYQTVVLRGDMDLAAELLQDIPKDQMNKVARFLEGQGYKELALEVATDQEHRFELALALNNLDIALDIAREANAEHKWKIVGDAALSGWNLSLAQECFVNAKDVGSLLLLHTASGNQEGLRALAAQASEAGLHNVAFSTLWSLGDLDGCIDLLVRTNRIAESVLFSQTYKPSRAPELVVKWKESLEQSGKAKISRLIGVPPGAPDVIADDDLFPEWDEYLRLEKEGVVTEPASSGSLIDVDEGEAEPETNASQEVEAEA